One genomic region from Salipiger sp. CCB-MM3 encodes:
- a CDS encoding RNA degradosome polyphosphate kinase — protein sequence MTIADFLTAPIPEPQDLPEIDLSGPGRYYNRELSWLGFNWRVLEEAENTKVPLLERLRFLSISATNLDEFYTVRVAGLRELAHAGNTTPAADGLSPAEQLVLIDEDARRLMAHQQKVLGELEKELDAAGIDIVPRDALQPEDLEHLNTQFLEQVFPVLSPLAIDPAHPFPFIANMGYCLALELERKRDRRTRQALLPIPHQIDRFIALPAPEGHNRFIYLEDVLLLHIESLFPGYRVKDHFGFRVLRDSDIEVEEEAEDLVREFEVALKRRRRGEVVRLTVSAGAPKQLRSIVMRELYVQEDDVIELDGMIGMADLKELVLDSRPDLLWPSFTPRVPERVQDHEGNMFEAIKQKDMLLHHPYETFDMVVRFLNQAAMDPDVVAIKQTLYRTSRNSPIVEALCEAAEDGKSVTALVELKARFDEAANIRQSRRLERSGAHVVYGFLDWKTHAKISSVVRREGDKLVTYTHWGTGNYHPITAKIYTDLSFFTCDAQLGRDASKIFNYLSGYAMPEGLENLVISPHTLKPRMLELIEAEAEHARQGRPAQIWLKMNSLIEPDMIDALYAASQAGVKIDCVIRGICGLRPGVKGLSENIRVKSIVGRFLEHSRIACFGNGHGLPHSKARVLISSADWMGRNLNRRIETGIEIMNPTVKAQIVSQIMAANLADTAQSWVMEPSGKFTRHAVPEGEFSFNCHRFFMENPSLSGRGSAGAKDVPKLTHAGD from the coding sequence ATGACCATCGCTGATTTCCTCACCGCCCCGATCCCCGAGCCGCAGGACCTTCCCGAGATCGACCTCTCGGGCCCCGGCCGCTATTACAACCGCGAACTCAGCTGGCTGGGCTTCAACTGGCGTGTGCTGGAAGAGGCCGAGAACACCAAGGTTCCGCTGCTCGAACGGCTGCGCTTCCTGTCGATCTCGGCCACCAACCTCGACGAGTTCTACACCGTGCGCGTCGCCGGTCTGCGCGAGCTTGCCCATGCGGGCAACACCACCCCCGCCGCCGACGGGCTGAGTCCCGCCGAGCAGCTTGTGCTGATCGACGAGGACGCGCGGCGGCTGATGGCGCATCAGCAGAAGGTGCTGGGCGAGCTTGAGAAGGAACTGGACGCGGCGGGCATCGACATCGTGCCGCGCGACGCGCTGCAGCCCGAAGACCTCGAACACCTCAACACCCAGTTTCTCGAGCAGGTCTTCCCGGTGCTCTCGCCTCTGGCGATCGACCCGGCGCACCCGTTCCCCTTCATCGCCAACATGGGCTACTGCCTCGCGCTGGAGCTTGAGCGCAAGCGCGACCGCCGCACGCGGCAGGCGCTGCTGCCGATCCCGCATCAGATCGACCGTTTCATCGCCCTGCCCGCCCCCGAGGGGCACAACCGGTTCATCTACCTCGAAGACGTGCTGCTGCTGCACATCGAAAGCCTGTTCCCCGGCTACCGGGTGAAGGACCACTTCGGCTTCCGCGTGCTGCGCGACAGCGACATCGAGGTCGAGGAAGAGGCCGAGGATCTGGTGCGCGAGTTCGAAGTGGCGCTGAAGCGCCGCCGCCGCGGCGAGGTCGTCCGTCTGACCGTCAGCGCCGGTGCGCCAAAGCAGCTGCGCAGCATCGTTATGCGCGAGTTGTACGTGCAGGAAGACGATGTGATCGAGCTCGACGGGATGATCGGCATGGCCGACCTCAAGGAGTTGGTGCTCGACTCCCGCCCCGATCTGCTGTGGCCCAGCTTCACACCGCGCGTGCCCGAGCGGGTGCAGGACCACGAAGGCAATATGTTCGAGGCGATCAAGCAAAAGGACATGCTGCTGCACCACCCCTATGAGACCTTCGACATGGTGGTGCGCTTCCTCAATCAGGCGGCGATGGATCCGGACGTGGTGGCGATCAAGCAGACGCTTTATCGCACCTCGCGCAACTCACCGATCGTCGAGGCGCTCTGCGAGGCGGCAGAGGACGGCAAGTCGGTCACCGCGCTGGTCGAGCTGAAGGCGCGCTTTGACGAGGCCGCCAACATCCGCCAGTCGCGGCGGCTGGAACGCTCGGGCGCGCATGTGGTCTATGGCTTCCTCGACTGGAAGACCCACGCCAAGATCTCGAGCGTGGTGCGCCGCGAGGGCGACAAGCTGGTGACCTACACCCACTGGGGCACCGGCAATTACCACCCGATCACCGCCAAGATTTACACCGACCTGTCGTTCTTCACCTGCGATGCGCAACTGGGCCGCGACGCCTCGAAGATCTTCAACTACCTGTCGGGCTACGCCATGCCCGAAGGGCTGGAGAACCTCGTGATCTCGCCGCACACGCTGAAGCCGCGCATGCTGGAACTGATCGAGGCCGAGGCCGAGCACGCCCGTCAGGGGCGCCCGGCGCAAATCTGGCTGAAGATGAACTCGCTGATCGAGCCGGATATGATCGACGCGCTCTATGCCGCCAGTCAGGCGGGCGTGAAGATCGACTGCGTGATCCGTGGCATCTGCGGGCTGCGCCCCGGCGTGAAGGGCCTGTCAGAGAACATCCGCGTCAAAAGCATCGTGGGCCGCTTCCTCGAACACTCGCGCATCGCCTGTTTCGGCAATGGCCACGGGCTGCCGCACAGCAAGGCGCGCGTGCTGATCTCTTCGGCGGACTGGATGGGGCGCAACCTCAACCGCCGCATCGAGACCGGCATCGAGATCATGAACCCCACGGTGAAGGCGCAGATCGTCAGCCAGATCATGGCGGCGAACCTCGCCGACACGGCGCAGAGCTGGGTGATGGAACCCTCGGGCAAATTCACCCGCCACGCGGTGCCGGAGGGCGAGTTTTCGTTCAACTGCCACCGGTTCTTCATGGAGAACCCGTCGCTCTCGGGTCGCGGCTCGGCTGGTGCCAAGGACGTGCCGAAGCTGACCCACGCGGGCGACTGA
- the phaZ gene encoding polyhydroxyalkanoate depolymerase, translating into MRQMATYDLMETFRNTNQWLGATARTMASYPAFAALPNPMIGWMAAWGEVTERTFERMVVKPDWGIRTVTCADGRDHVVEPRTVVERAFGDLVHFEVQGRPTKPRKVLLVAPMSGHYATLLRSTAVSLLPDCELYVTDWHNARDIPVSEGKFDIEDYTLYLMDFMRALGPDTNVIAVCQPAPLTLAATAYLAELEPAAQPRTLTLIGGPIDPNATPTDVTDFGHRVTMGQLEETMIQRVGYKYAGVGRMVYPGLLQLASFMSMNAERHSKAFTDQIMRVSRGEASDHDAHNRFYDEYLAVMDMTAEFYLSTVERIFKNGEIASNNFVVDGHKVDIGKITDVAVMTVEGANDDISAPGQCVAALDLCTGLPDAKKGQHLEPGAGHYGIFAGRSWRSNIRPLVLDFIDRNSNAPRKAANSNAA; encoded by the coding sequence ATGCGTCAAATGGCGACTTACGATCTGATGGAGACCTTCCGGAACACCAACCAGTGGCTCGGGGCGACGGCACGGACGATGGCGTCCTACCCCGCCTTTGCCGCATTGCCGAATCCGATGATCGGCTGGATGGCGGCTTGGGGAGAAGTGACTGAGCGTACTTTCGAGCGCATGGTGGTCAAACCCGACTGGGGCATTCGCACCGTCACCTGCGCCGATGGCCGCGACCATGTGGTTGAGCCGCGCACCGTGGTCGAGCGCGCCTTTGGCGATCTGGTGCACTTCGAAGTGCAGGGCCGTCCCACCAAACCGCGCAAGGTGCTGCTGGTCGCCCCGATGTCGGGCCACTATGCGACGCTGCTGCGCTCTACCGCGGTTTCGCTGCTGCCCGATTGCGAGCTTTACGTCACCGACTGGCACAACGCCCGCGACATCCCGGTGAGCGAGGGCAAGTTCGATATCGAGGATTACACGCTTTACCTCATGGACTTCATGCGCGCGCTGGGGCCCGACACCAATGTGATCGCGGTCTGCCAGCCGGCACCGCTGACACTGGCGGCCACCGCCTATCTGGCCGAGTTGGAGCCCGCCGCGCAGCCGCGCACGCTGACCCTGATCGGCGGGCCGATCGACCCCAATGCGACCCCCACCGATGTCACCGACTTCGGCCACCGGGTGACCATGGGCCAGCTGGAAGAGACGATGATCCAGCGCGTCGGCTACAAATATGCGGGCGTCGGGCGGATGGTCTATCCCGGTCTGCTGCAGCTGGCGTCCTTCATGTCGATGAATGCCGAGCGTCACTCCAAGGCGTTCACCGATCAGATCATGCGGGTGAGCCGCGGCGAAGCCAGCGATCACGACGCGCACAACCGCTTCTACGACGAATATCTGGCGGTGATGGACATGACCGCCGAGTTCTACCTCTCGACGGTCGAGCGCATCTTCAAGAACGGCGAGATCGCGTCGAACAACTTCGTCGTGGATGGCCACAAGGTGGATATCGGCAAGATCACCGATGTGGCGGTGATGACCGTCGAAGGCGCCAATGACGACATTTCGGCGCCGGGTCAGTGCGTCGCCGCGCTCGATCTCTGCACCGGGCTGCCGGATGCGAAGAAGGGCCAGCACCTCGAGCCGGGCGCGGGCCACTACGGTATCTTTGCCGGGCGCAGCTGGCGTAGCAACATCCGCCCGCTGGTGCTCGATTTCATCGACCGCAATTCCAACGCTCCGCGTAAGGCGGCGAACAGCAACGCGGCCTGA
- a CDS encoding PHA/PHB synthase family protein, translated as MTTTPGTDITSDRARLEANIEKIEALSQRLLEAISRRKPINPALNGPDPLLYGKAAQAYWQEWMQNPAKVFEQQVAYWGKALSHYLEAQTALAGGQLAPPEDTGPKDKRFSNPLWDSHPYFNFIKQQYLISAEAIHRSVDEIADLDPKEKKRLRYFARQIVDMMAPTNFFATNPDALQKALETEGESLVLGMENLVADLEANNGELVVRLADENAFKLGENIATAEGEVVYRNRMMELIQYKPTTEKVRETPIILFPPWINKYYILDLKPKNSLIRYIVDQGYTLYVVSWVNADESYSDVGLEDYIQDGYLTAIDLVREMCKVEQVNAVGYCIAGTTLALTLSLLKQRGEKPVKSATFFTTLTDFSDQGEFTPFLQDDFVDGIEAEINASGILKSFIMSRTFSFLRSTDLIYTPAIRSYMMGETPPAFDLLYWNGDGANLPGRMTIQYLRGLCQQNLFSKGEFEILGHTLDIKDVDVPLMSIAAEGDHIAAWKDCYRGVQKMGSRSKTFVLSESGHIAGIVNPPDKQKYGHYLNPDLKLSAEDWQASAEFHAKESWWPVWEAWLRKKSGKMVPARTPGDSSHSPICPAPGAYVRVKAA; from the coding sequence ATGACAACTACTCCGGGCACGGACATCACGTCAGACCGCGCACGACTCGAAGCCAATATTGAGAAGATCGAAGCCCTTTCTCAACGACTTCTGGAAGCAATTTCGCGACGTAAGCCGATCAATCCTGCGTTAAACGGGCCTGATCCGCTGCTCTATGGAAAAGCTGCGCAGGCCTACTGGCAGGAATGGATGCAGAACCCCGCGAAGGTGTTCGAGCAGCAGGTGGCCTACTGGGGCAAAGCCTTGTCCCACTATCTTGAGGCGCAGACCGCGCTGGCCGGTGGCCAGCTTGCTCCGCCCGAGGACACCGGCCCCAAGGACAAGCGATTCTCGAACCCGCTGTGGGACAGCCATCCCTATTTCAACTTCATCAAGCAGCAGTATCTGATCAGCGCCGAGGCGATCCACCGCTCGGTCGACGAGATCGCCGATCTGGACCCGAAGGAAAAGAAGCGCCTGCGCTACTTCGCGCGCCAGATCGTCGACATGATGGCGCCGACCAATTTCTTCGCCACCAACCCCGACGCGCTGCAGAAGGCGCTGGAAACAGAGGGCGAAAGCCTTGTGCTGGGGATGGAAAACCTCGTTGCGGACCTCGAGGCCAACAATGGCGAGCTGGTCGTAAGGCTCGCGGATGAGAACGCCTTCAAGCTTGGCGAGAACATCGCCACCGCCGAGGGCGAGGTGGTCTATCGCAACCGCATGATGGAGCTGATCCAGTACAAGCCCACCACCGAGAAGGTGCGCGAGACGCCGATCATCCTGTTCCCGCCGTGGATCAATAAGTATTACATCCTCGACCTCAAGCCGAAGAACAGCCTGATCCGCTACATCGTCGACCAGGGCTACACGCTCTATGTGGTCAGCTGGGTCAACGCCGACGAAAGCTACAGCGACGTCGGTCTCGAGGATTACATTCAGGACGGCTATCTCACGGCGATCGACCTCGTGCGCGAGATGTGCAAGGTCGAGCAAGTCAACGCGGTGGGTTACTGCATCGCGGGCACGACGCTGGCGCTGACGCTCTCGCTGCTCAAGCAGCGCGGCGAGAAGCCGGTGAAGTCGGCAACCTTCTTTACCACGTTGACCGATTTTTCCGATCAGGGTGAGTTCACCCCGTTCCTGCAGGATGATTTCGTCGACGGGATCGAGGCCGAGATCAATGCCAGCGGCATTCTGAAAAGTTTCATCATGTCGCGCACCTTCTCGTTCCTGCGCTCCACCGATCTCATCTACACGCCAGCCATCCGCAGCTACATGATGGGCGAGACGCCCCCAGCCTTCGATCTGCTCTATTGGAACGGCGACGGGGCCAACCTGCCGGGGCGGATGACCATCCAATACCTGCGCGGGCTGTGTCAGCAGAACCTCTTCTCGAAGGGCGAATTCGAGATTCTGGGCCATACGCTCGACATCAAGGACGTGGATGTGCCGCTGATGTCGATCGCCGCAGAGGGCGACCATATCGCCGCGTGGAAGGATTGCTACCGCGGTGTGCAGAAGATGGGCTCGCGCTCGAAAACCTTCGTGCTGTCGGAGTCGGGCCATATCGCCGGGATCGTGAACCCGCCGGACAAGCAGAAGTATGGTCACTACCTCAACCCCGACCTCAAGCTCTCGGCAGAGGACTGGCAGGCCAGCGCTGAGTTCCATGCCAAGGAGTCTTGGTGGCCGGTCTGGGAGGCGTGGCTGCGCAAAAAATCCGGCAAAATGGTGCCCGCACGAACGCCCGGCGATTCGTCTCACAGCCCGATTTGCCCGGCTCCGGGTGCCTATGTGCGTGTGAAGGCTGCTTAA
- a CDS encoding phasin family protein, whose amino-acid sequence MAKTQDFTAMMKDMMGAFPVDTKAMDEAFKTSATLNEKLSAVALEAAEKSTEISAKWTKDTLAKLTDMSKVKKEPADYAKAMTDFASAQAEVAAENMAAFAEIAKKVQMDTVELMMAAGKDFTEDASAAVKKATDEMTAATKKATTTATAAAK is encoded by the coding sequence ATGGCTAAGACTCAAGACTTCACCGCCATGATGAAGGACATGATGGGCGCGTTCCCCGTGGACACCAAAGCCATGGACGAAGCGTTCAAGACCTCTGCAACTCTGAACGAGAAGCTCTCGGCAGTTGCTCTCGAGGCCGCAGAGAAATCCACCGAGATTTCCGCCAAGTGGACCAAAGACACTCTGGCGAAGCTGACCGACATGTCGAAGGTCAAGAAAGAGCCGGCCGACTACGCCAAGGCGATGACCGATTTCGCCTCCGCACAGGCTGAAGTCGCCGCCGAAAACATGGCCGCCTTCGCCGAGATCGCGAAGAAGGTGCAGATGGACACCGTCGAGCTGATGATGGCCGCTGGCAAGGACTTCACCGAAGATGCCTCCGCCGCCGTCAAGAAGGCCACCGACGAGATGACCGCCGCCACCAAGAAGGCGACCACCACGGCAACTGCCGCGGCCAAGTAA
- a CDS encoding SLC13 family permease, with protein sequence MRTDPSERELQAQTNPNHPPQDSTVEEISPLRLAALIAGPLAALLVYMLPAPPEMPLVAWHLVALTLWMVIWWLSEAVPLPATALLPIVMLPLLDIQPIGEVTARYGNHLIFLFLGGFILAGGMQRWGLHRRIALFIVRLIGSTPQRIVLGFMLATAFLSMWISNTATAVMMYAVGVSVIEFIDSRVEDKALVHNFGVGLMLAVAYAASIGGVGTLIGTPPNALLAGLMGDSFGVEIGFLQWMMIGVPVVLVMLPLTFFVLTRLVFPMKDLNLGDVRSVIDEEYTALGRMERGEKIVAVIFGLAALAWVFRGALNLPINDSGIAMAAALLLFAIPVSRKDGFVIDWNVARTLPWGVLMLFGGGLALAGAFDATGLAEWIGGRVAALQGINLWLLILVVAVAIIFLTEITSNTASTATFLPILGAVALGLGVDPQWLMVPVALGASMAFMMPVATPPNAIVFSYERMTLGDMVRAGIVINLLSVVVVFLAMRLLAGPVFGV encoded by the coding sequence ATGCGCACAGACCCCAGCGAACGCGAGTTGCAGGCACAAACCAACCCGAACCACCCGCCGCAGGACAGCACGGTGGAAGAAATCTCGCCGCTGCGCCTCGCCGCGCTGATCGCGGGGCCTCTGGCGGCACTGCTGGTCTATATGCTGCCCGCTCCGCCCGAAATGCCGCTGGTGGCCTGGCACCTCGTGGCGCTGACGCTGTGGATGGTGATCTGGTGGCTGAGCGAGGCGGTGCCGCTGCCCGCCACCGCGCTCTTGCCGATCGTCATGCTGCCGCTGCTGGACATCCAGCCGATCGGAGAGGTGACGGCGCGCTATGGCAACCACCTGATCTTCCTCTTCCTCGGCGGTTTCATCCTTGCAGGCGGGATGCAGCGCTGGGGCCTGCACCGGCGTATCGCGCTGTTCATCGTGCGGCTGATCGGCAGCACGCCGCAGCGCATCGTGCTGGGCTTCATGCTGGCCACGGCGTTCCTGTCGATGTGGATCTCCAACACCGCGACGGCGGTGATGATGTATGCGGTGGGCGTCTCCGTCATCGAGTTCATCGACAGCCGGGTCGAGGACAAGGCGCTGGTGCACAACTTTGGGGTCGGGCTGATGCTGGCTGTGGCCTATGCGGCCTCCATCGGCGGGGTTGGCACGCTGATCGGCACGCCGCCCAACGCGCTGCTGGCCGGGCTCATGGGCGACAGTTTCGGCGTCGAGATCGGCTTTCTGCAATGGATGATGATCGGCGTGCCGGTGGTGCTGGTGATGCTGCCGCTGACTTTTTTCGTACTGACCCGTCTGGTGTTCCCGATGAAGGATCTGAACCTTGGCGATGTGCGTTCGGTGATCGACGAGGAATACACGGCGCTGGGGCGCATGGAGCGCGGTGAGAAGATCGTCGCGGTGATCTTCGGCCTCGCGGCGCTGGCTTGGGTGTTCCGCGGCGCGCTGAACCTGCCGATCAACGACTCCGGCATTGCCATGGCGGCGGCGCTGTTGCTCTTTGCCATCCCGGTGAGCCGCAAGGACGGTTTCGTGATCGACTGGAACGTGGCGCGCACGCTGCCTTGGGGCGTGCTGATGCTGTTTGGCGGCGGGCTTGCCCTTGCGGGGGCCTTCGATGCCACGGGGCTTGCAGAGTGGATCGGCGGGCGCGTGGCGGCGCTGCAGGGGATCAACCTTTGGCTGCTGATCCTCGTGGTGGCCGTGGCGATCATCTTCCTGACCGAGATCACCTCGAACACCGCCTCGACCGCGACCTTCCTGCCGATCCTCGGCGCGGTGGCGCTTGGGCTTGGGGTCGATCCGCAGTGGCTGATGGTGCCGGTGGCGCTGGGAGCCTCGATGGCCTTCATGATGCCGGTGGCGACGCCGCCCAACGCGATCGTCTTCTCCTACGAGCGGATGACGCTGGGCGACATGGTGCGCGCGGGCATCGTGATCAACCTGCTGAGCGTCGTGGTGGTGTTTCTGGCCATGCGGCTGCTGGCGGGGCCGGTCTTCGGCGTCTGA
- a CDS encoding CoA transferase subunit B, translating into MPWDRNQMAARAAEELEDGMYVNLGIGIPTLVANYVGDKEITLQSENGMLGMGPFPYEGEEDPDLINAGKQTITELPKTSYFDSSMSFAMIRGGKIAAAILGAMEVAENGDLANWMIPGKLVKGMGGAMDLVAGVGRVIVVMDHTNKHGDSKLLKECTLPLTGKGVVDRIITNLGVLDVVEGGLKIVETAEGVTEDELRAATEATIIN; encoded by the coding sequence ATGCCTTGGGATCGTAACCAGATGGCCGCGCGCGCGGCTGAGGAACTCGAAGACGGCATGTATGTGAACCTCGGGATCGGCATCCCGACGCTTGTGGCCAACTACGTCGGCGACAAGGAAATCACGCTGCAGTCCGAGAACGGCATGCTGGGCATGGGGCCCTTCCCCTATGAGGGCGAAGAGGATCCGGATCTCATCAACGCCGGCAAGCAGACGATCACCGAACTGCCCAAGACGTCGTATTTCGACAGTTCCATGTCCTTTGCGATGATCCGCGGCGGCAAGATCGCGGCGGCCATCCTTGGGGCCATGGAAGTGGCCGAGAACGGCGATCTGGCGAACTGGATGATCCCCGGCAAGCTGGTCAAGGGTATGGGCGGTGCGATGGATCTGGTGGCGGGCGTCGGCCGGGTCATCGTGGTCATGGACCACACCAACAAGCACGGTGACAGCAAGCTGCTGAAGGAATGCACCCTGCCGCTGACCGGTAAGGGCGTGGTGGATCGGATCATCACCAACCTCGGCGTGCTGGACGTGGTCGAGGGTGGTCTGAAGATCGTCGAGACCGCCGAGGGCGTGACCGAGGACGAGCTTCGCGCGGCCACCGAGGCGACCATCATCAATTGA
- a CDS encoding CoA transferase subunit A gives MKKVYGSAAEALDGLLFDGMTIAAGGFGLCGIPELLIDAMVDSGVKDLTIASNNCGVDGFGLGKLLDTKQIKKMMSSYVGENAEFMRQYLSGELELEFNPQGTLAERMRAAGAGIPGFYTKTGVGTVVAEGKETKVFNGEEYVLEEGIFADLSIVKAWKADTSGNCVFRKTARNFNPPAAMCGKVCVMEVEEIVQPGELDPDHIHLPGIFVHRIIKGEHEKRIEQRTTRKREEA, from the coding sequence ATGAAGAAAGTTTACGGCTCCGCCGCCGAGGCGCTGGACGGGCTGCTGTTTGATGGCATGACCATCGCGGCGGGCGGCTTCGGGCTCTGCGGCATCCCCGAGCTCTTGATCGACGCCATGGTCGACAGCGGCGTCAAGGATCTGACCATCGCGTCGAACAACTGCGGCGTGGATGGCTTCGGCCTCGGCAAGTTGCTCGACACCAAGCAGATCAAGAAGATGATGAGCTCTTACGTGGGCGAGAACGCCGAGTTCATGCGCCAGTACCTGTCGGGCGAGCTTGAGCTCGAGTTCAACCCGCAGGGCACGCTGGCCGAGCGCATGCGCGCCGCCGGTGCGGGCATCCCCGGGTTCTACACCAAGACCGGGGTCGGCACCGTGGTGGCCGAGGGCAAGGAGACCAAGGTCTTCAATGGTGAGGAATACGTGCTCGAAGAGGGCATCTTTGCCGATCTGTCCATCGTCAAGGCGTGGAAGGCCGACACCTCGGGCAACTGCGTGTTCCGCAAGACGGCACGCAACTTCAACCCGCCGGCGGCCATGTGCGGCAAGGTCTGCGTCATGGAAGTGGAAGAGATCGTGCAGCCGGGCGAGCTTGACCCCGATCACATCCACCTGCCGGGCATCTTCGTGCATCGCATCATCAAGGGTGAGCACGAGAAGCGGATCGAACAGCGCACCACGCGCAAGCGGGAGGAAGCGTAA